The genomic segment GGTCGATGCTCCGTATACCCTGAGGGATATGGCTGCGGATACAATCGCGCTTATGGATATTCTGGAACTGCAGGACGCCCATATCGTTGGAGCGTCGATGGGGGGAATGATTGCGCAAATCATAGCAGCGCGCTATCCCGAGCGAACGCGCAGCCTGGTCTCGATTATGTCCACAACCGGCGCACCACACTTGCCGCCGCCCAGTACCGAGGCGTCTAAGTTGTTGCTTGGAACGGCTACTGACAGCGACGAAGCCGCTGAACGCAGAGCCGCGATGGTGTTGAGGGGCTTTTATCCCGAGGTGATGGGGCGCCAGATGATGGCTGTTTTTGAGAGTGGCGATCGCTCTAAGGAGGTCGCGACTATTTCTCGTCCGACGCTAGTGATACACGGAGGCCAGGACACTCTGATCCCACCCCCTCATGGAGAATACACAGCTGAGATGATTAAAGGCTCAGAACTGGTCGTATTTAATGGCATGGGGCACGATTTACCCGAAGAAATTCTGCCTGAGATGCTGACGAAAATGACGCAGCATATGCAGGGTGTTGATAGGGCCCGGATACCGCCGTTGTCCGTTAAGTAAAGTGGGCATCAGT from the Candidatus Marimicrobium litorale genome contains:
- a CDS encoding alpha/beta fold hydrolase, whose amino-acid sequence is MIRFLLLSFLVCAYPVRAEFSREYLDQQPLEVSTANGMSIAYRSLGVPGQPTIIMIMGLGASHVVWGDAIAQGLQSNGFRVILLDNRDTGASTRFDDWGQPTLWWQVLKFQVGLPVDAPYTLRDMAADTIALMDILELQDAHIVGASMGGMIAQIIAARYPERTRSLVSIMSTTGAPHLPPPSTEASKLLLGTATDSDEAAERRAAMVLRGFYPEVMGRQMMAVFESGDRSKEVATISRPTLVIHGGQDTLIPPPHGEYTAEMIKGSELVVFNGMGHDLPEEILPEMLTKMTQHMQGVDRARIPPLSVK